In Bacillus sp. SB49, a single window of DNA contains:
- a CDS encoding flavin reductase family protein, with protein MLIKEVDFKDHYMNKLIKGAVVPRPIAWVSTVNSKGGRNLAPFSFFTVASMDPVTLCFSVGEGKREKDTLTNIKETGQFIINIVTERLANAMHESSKSYDAGVDEFIMAEVEAENGETVRVPRVKESPVHMECELDRIITIGAGHLVLGKLVGYHVEEEVYMEGDKVDPEKLRPVGRMGGNYNMVRDFYSLPNSDLPS; from the coding sequence ATGTTAATTAAAGAGGTGGACTTTAAGGACCATTATATGAACAAACTTATTAAAGGCGCAGTCGTACCAAGGCCGATTGCCTGGGTATCAACCGTCAATAGCAAAGGCGGACGTAACTTGGCGCCTTTCAGTTTCTTCACGGTAGCGTCTATGGATCCGGTGACTTTATGTTTTTCGGTTGGAGAAGGGAAAAGAGAAAAGGATACACTGACAAATATTAAGGAAACAGGTCAATTCATTATTAATATCGTTACGGAACGACTTGCTAATGCCATGCACGAAAGCAGCAAGAGTTATGATGCCGGAGTCGATGAATTCATTATGGCAGAAGTGGAAGCAGAAAATGGAGAAACGGTCCGCGTTCCCCGGGTCAAAGAGTCTCCGGTCCACATGGAATGTGAATTAGACCGTATTATAACGATAGGAGCCGGTCATTTAGTACTTGGAAAATTGGTTGGTTACCACGTGGAGGAGGAGGTGTACATGGAAGGGGATAAAGTGGACCCGGAGAAGCTCCGACCTGTAGGGAGAATGGGTGGGAATTACAACATGGTTCGGGATTTCTACTCTCTTCCTAATTCAGACCTTCCTTCCTAG
- a CDS encoding GntR family transcriptional regulator produces the protein MFELDVRSRKPIYEQLVEKLKQLIIRGVLKGDEKLPSVRELAQQLTINPNTIQKAYRELESQGYIYSLKGKGSFVHPERNVNNDEELRKMKEALKKLFAEALYLGMTPKEIASLLREVEGGEQND, from the coding sequence ATGTTTGAATTGGATGTTCGAAGCCGTAAACCGATTTATGAACAGTTGGTGGAGAAGCTGAAACAGCTGATTATCCGTGGAGTCCTGAAGGGAGATGAGAAGCTTCCTTCCGTACGGGAACTTGCTCAACAACTGACGATAAATCCTAATACCATTCAGAAGGCGTACAGGGAATTAGAATCCCAGGGCTACATTTATTCTTTAAAGGGAAAAGGAAGTTTCGTCCATCCGGAGCGGAACGTAAATAACGATGAGGAGTTGAGGAAGATGAAGGAAGCGTTGAAGAAGCTGTTTGCAGAAGCATTGTATCTCGGTATGACACCGAAAGAAATAGCCTCCCTTCTTCGTGAAGTAGAGGGTGGTGAACAGAATGATTAA
- a CDS encoding ABC transporter ATP-binding protein, giving the protein MINVKGLHKSFQKEKILNDVTFQVGEGSIYGLLGSNGAGKTSLMRILAGILKQSDGLVQIGGQQVFENEDTQQKVLFLSDSLYFHPQYTTRQMANYYRSMYKAWSEERYEALKEVFPLDEHKKISRFSKGMQRQVAFWLAMSSNPDVLILDEPFDGLDAVMRQRARSLIIQDVAERQMTVLISSHNLREVEDICDHVGILHKGELLLERDLDDLKEDVHKIQVAFRDQETSVTSIGLDLLYHEKRGSVNLLIVRGKEEEVERSIRAQHALIYDRLPLTLEEIFIYEMGGAGYAFENILV; this is encoded by the coding sequence ATGATTAATGTGAAGGGTTTACATAAATCCTTTCAAAAGGAGAAGATCTTGAACGATGTTACTTTTCAAGTAGGCGAGGGATCGATTTACGGCCTTTTAGGGTCCAACGGAGCTGGAAAAACCTCCCTGATGAGGATCTTGGCCGGAATACTGAAGCAGAGTGACGGGCTTGTACAGATAGGTGGACAGCAGGTGTTTGAAAATGAGGACACACAGCAGAAAGTCTTGTTCTTATCAGACTCTTTGTATTTTCATCCTCAGTATACGACTCGTCAGATGGCTAATTACTACCGGTCCATGTATAAGGCATGGAGTGAAGAGCGATATGAAGCATTGAAAGAGGTATTCCCTTTGGATGAGCACAAGAAAATAAGCCGGTTTTCCAAAGGAATGCAGCGACAGGTTGCGTTTTGGCTGGCGATGTCCTCGAACCCCGATGTGCTTATTCTCGATGAGCCGTTCGATGGTCTGGATGCAGTGATGAGGCAGAGAGCACGAAGTTTGATCATTCAGGACGTTGCCGAGCGGCAGATGACCGTGCTTATCTCTTCTCATAATTTAAGAGAAGTGGAAGATATCTGTGATCACGTCGGTATTCTGCATAAGGGGGAACTTTTACTGGAAAGAGACTTAGATGATTTGAAAGAAGATGTCCATAAAATCCAGGTAGCCTTCCGCGATCAAGAAACCTCCGTTACATCTATCGGACTGGATCTCCTTTATCACGAAAAGCGCGGCAGTGTGAATCTATTGATCGTCCGCGGTAAAGAAGAAGAGGTCGAGCGTTCGATAAGAGCGCAGCATGCGCTCATCTATGACCGGCTGCCTTTAACGCTGGAAGAAATCTTCATCTACGAAATGGGAGGTGCAGGATATGCCTTTGAAAACATCCTCGTTTAA
- a CDS encoding DUF6449 domain-containing protein: MPLKTSSFNREIIKQDYRNVGWIAIVYFFGLFFFGPMQVWMSMSQKEPDFYNGTGMFEGAFLYEAQVVFVYLLPVLMAIFLFRYIQVRGAADFAHSFPVKRPALFMHHILSGASLLLAPILLNYILLLVTALAADVSAYYTLGNLGYWLLLMVVITLLFFSVTVFIGMLTGLSAVQGVLSYIFLLLPAGLYALISYLLSSTVKGFSQNVILNESLDKFSPLLDIVVFERSYYVSGEGEVAGELPVANMSLLIYGAAAVFFYFAALYLYKKRPLEAASNALASPILHPVFKFGTMFCSALFGGMYFGLTQNSHSWMIAGFVIGGTIGYLLIVMLIEKTWRIFIWKHAKGWAGYALITAVMIAVIPFLWKGYESYIPSAGEVEKVYFGNGYYQYEESQREGSNYSFVRSKEAIEQVRAVHESLIAESEPLEKSGEDFFIGYQLDNGKEVLRQYYVDRKEITEGLKELYETEEYKNMHYPILQADMSNIGKVDLYPVTNGSEMPRLYDPEKISGFVEALRKDLEGLTYEEMVDPKGFGTNIDFTVSGMENRGFLSTSVYPSYEHTMEWLKEEDLYEEVMVDSSMVDKVEVYPLGNDKYDTYDFEGYAMALQGEGYTPMTLNSADQIEAVMNADENWRENGYLFVYYLKGEDSENKVYLSMEEAEAPDFVKENFE; this comes from the coding sequence ATGCCTTTGAAAACATCCTCGTTTAACCGGGAAATTATTAAGCAGGATTACCGGAACGTCGGCTGGATTGCTATTGTCTATTTCTTCGGTCTTTTCTTTTTCGGACCGATGCAGGTGTGGATGAGTATGAGTCAGAAGGAGCCGGACTTCTATAACGGCACAGGAATGTTCGAAGGAGCCTTTCTGTATGAAGCCCAGGTCGTCTTCGTTTATCTTCTTCCGGTTTTGATGGCCATATTTCTATTTCGCTATATACAAGTGAGAGGAGCGGCAGACTTTGCGCACAGCTTCCCGGTAAAACGTCCCGCATTGTTTATGCATCACATCCTTTCCGGAGCCTCCTTACTGCTTGCACCGATTCTGTTGAATTACATTCTTCTGCTTGTGACAGCTCTTGCAGCGGATGTAAGTGCGTATTACACATTGGGGAATCTGGGTTACTGGCTTCTGTTAATGGTTGTCATAACGCTGTTGTTTTTCAGCGTTACGGTATTCATCGGAATGCTTACAGGATTGTCTGCTGTCCAGGGAGTGTTAAGTTACATATTCCTTTTACTTCCGGCAGGTCTTTATGCTCTCATCTCGTACCTGTTGTCATCAACCGTGAAGGGTTTCTCACAAAATGTCATTCTTAATGAATCGCTGGATAAGTTCTCACCGCTTTTGGACATCGTTGTCTTTGAGAGAAGCTATTATGTTTCTGGTGAAGGAGAAGTCGCAGGGGAACTGCCGGTTGCCAATATGAGCTTGCTTATATACGGAGCAGCAGCTGTCTTTTTCTATTTTGCCGCCCTGTATTTGTACAAAAAGCGACCGCTGGAAGCTGCTTCCAATGCCTTGGCGTCTCCGATCCTGCACCCTGTTTTTAAGTTTGGCACAATGTTCTGTTCCGCATTGTTTGGAGGGATGTACTTTGGCCTGACGCAGAATTCTCATTCCTGGATGATTGCAGGGTTCGTTATCGGAGGAACGATCGGATACTTATTGATCGTCATGTTAATTGAAAAGACCTGGAGAATTTTTATCTGGAAGCATGCGAAAGGCTGGGCAGGCTATGCGTTGATCACCGCGGTGATGATTGCTGTCATTCCATTCCTTTGGAAGGGATATGAATCCTATATTCCAAGTGCCGGGGAAGTGGAGAAAGTGTACTTCGGAAACGGCTACTACCAATATGAAGAATCCCAGCGGGAAGGAAGCAATTACTCGTTTGTCCGTTCGAAGGAAGCCATTGAGCAGGTGAGGGCTGTCCATGAATCGTTAATAGCAGAAAGCGAACCTCTTGAAAAATCCGGGGAAGACTTCTTTATCGGTTATCAACTGGACAATGGTAAAGAAGTGCTCCGCCAGTACTACGTGGACAGAAAAGAGATTACGGAAGGCTTGAAGGAATTGTATGAAACAGAAGAATATAAAAATATGCATTATCCAATTCTTCAAGCGGATATGTCAAATATTGGGAAGGTGGATCTATATCCTGTAACGAATGGCAGTGAGATGCCGAGGTTGTACGATCCAGAAAAAATCAGTGGTTTCGTTGAAGCATTGCGGAAGGACTTGGAAGGACTTACTTATGAAGAAATGGTTGATCCGAAAGGGTTTGGAACCAATATTGACTTTACGGTGTCCGGAATGGAGAATCGAGGCTTCTTGTCTACCAGTGTCTATCCTTCCTACGAACATACAATGGAATGGCTGAAGGAAGAAGATCTTTATGAAGAGGTAATGGTTGATTCATCCATGGTGGATAAAGTGGAAGTGTATCCGCTTGGAAATGATAAATATGACACGTACGATTTCGAAGGCTATGCAATGGCGCTTCAAGGAGAAGGATATACTCCGATGACCCTGAACAGTGCGGATCAAATAGAAGCTGTCATGAATGCAGACGAAAACTGGAGAGAGAACGGGTACCTTTTCGTCTATTATCTCAAAGGGGAAGACTCGGAAAACAAGGTGTACTTAAGTATGGAGGAAGCGGAAGCTCCTGATTTTGTTAAGGAAAACTTTGAATAA
- a CDS encoding RNA polymerase sigma factor, producing the protein MDFRDMYEQFYQRVYYTALKVTRDACAAEDILQETFMKAHEKWEEIRDQGKAGAWLATIAHRKAIDYLRKEKRTQVVPLEEALTQPSKESPFSEVEHTCVLHQMEEGIRKRVSLLSPKLRDVFQLHVTRQMSEGEIAQELNISLSAAKSRLHRARKAVKGKMTEEWNFGEIA; encoded by the coding sequence ATGGATTTCCGTGACATGTATGAACAGTTTTACCAAAGGGTTTATTATACAGCTTTGAAAGTGACCAGGGATGCTTGTGCGGCGGAGGATATCCTTCAGGAGACTTTCATGAAAGCACATGAGAAGTGGGAAGAAATCAGGGATCAAGGTAAGGCAGGTGCCTGGTTGGCTACGATTGCCCATCGGAAGGCTATTGATTACCTCCGGAAAGAGAAACGTACACAGGTGGTTCCGTTGGAAGAAGCATTGACACAGCCTTCCAAAGAATCCCCATTCTCGGAAGTGGAACATACCTGCGTCCTTCATCAAATGGAAGAGGGGATAAGGAAACGTGTCAGCTTGTTATCTCCGAAGCTCCGCGATGTTTTTCAGCTCCATGTAACCCGGCAAATGTCAGAAGGGGAGATTGCGCAAGAGTTGAATATTTCCCTCTCCGCTGCTAAGTCCCGATTACACAGAGCCAGAAAAGCTGTTAAAGGAAAGATGACAGAGGAATGGAATTTTGGGGAAATTGCCTGA
- a CDS encoding PCYCGC motif-containing (lipo)protein translates to MKSLKLLTVSFAVGLSLSGCSTLEEESETEQHTHEEKAMHVNGDIRETTSSASKLPNFLTEQPDNIQTIYAAVPAYRGLLESMPCYCGCGESVGHTSNYDCFVHAQEENGSIEWDNHGTKCGVCLEIAAQAIVASEEGKSVKEIRSIIDETYNQGYADPTPTPDI, encoded by the coding sequence TTGAAATCACTGAAACTGCTTACTGTCAGCTTTGCTGTCGGACTGTCTCTTTCCGGCTGCTCTACATTAGAGGAAGAATCAGAGACGGAACAACACACCCATGAAGAAAAAGCGATGCACGTCAACGGCGATATCCGTGAAACAACAAGTTCTGCCTCCAAGCTTCCGAATTTTTTAACAGAACAGCCCGACAACATTCAAACGATCTATGCAGCCGTACCGGCGTATCGAGGATTATTGGAATCCATGCCTTGCTACTGCGGATGTGGCGAGAGCGTCGGACATACGAGCAACTACGACTGCTTCGTCCACGCCCAAGAGGAAAACGGTTCGATAGAATGGGACAACCACGGAACGAAATGCGGTGTTTGCCTGGAGATAGCCGCCCAAGCTATCGTCGCTTCCGAAGAAGGAAAGTCTGTAAAGGAAATTCGCTCGATCATTGACGAAACCTACAACCAAGGCTACGCAGATCCAACGCCGACGCCGGATATCTAG
- a CDS encoding thiamine pyrophosphate-binding protein, whose protein sequence is MKAVKAVMDYLVNGNVTHVFGIPAGSVNAFFDELYDTPSITPVVTKHEGAASYMAAAYAKYSGSLGVCIASSGPGATNLVTGAANAMREHLPVLFLTGAVPVDTVGLNASQELHADPIYQSVTKYSQRVDRAEELLPEIHKAVEIAMTGVPGPVHIAMPIDVQLESIAPPSIPSFPQRTKLLPRDELIAEAADKLADTKKGMILLGQGIRGAVKDALELAELLHWPFITTPQAKGYIPDDHPLHQGVFGFAGHEQASTLVHDSEVETILILGSSLGETATNNWNPHLTRSKYTIQVDYDATVFNRRYNVDLPLHGDLDVTISSLTTALKSGDYNPAEVAVPVREKHRNDRDEYNTQNVLHALQELLPASTRFTIDIGEFMSYVIHHMPVRSADSFDINVHFGAMGSGIGSAIGAKLADPDRPTVSITGDGCFFMHGMEILTAKEYDIPVLFIVMNNARLGMVHHGHALQYKRAHERFGQKPVAIAEMAASMGIPSVRIETLEDIDTETIAKILPADGPSLLEISLVDDNIPPMGDRVKFLSSFGK, encoded by the coding sequence ATGAAAGCTGTGAAAGCCGTTATGGATTATCTCGTAAACGGTAATGTGACGCACGTGTTTGGTATACCCGCCGGTTCGGTCAACGCCTTCTTTGACGAGCTGTATGATACACCTTCCATAACTCCAGTAGTGACGAAGCACGAGGGGGCTGCTTCCTATATGGCTGCCGCCTACGCTAAATACTCCGGCTCTTTAGGCGTATGTATAGCAAGCAGCGGTCCGGGGGCAACCAACTTAGTAACAGGTGCTGCCAATGCCATGAGGGAGCACCTGCCCGTATTGTTTCTGACTGGTGCCGTCCCCGTTGATACAGTAGGTTTAAATGCGTCACAGGAATTACATGCTGATCCGATCTATCAATCCGTGACGAAGTACAGCCAGCGAGTAGACCGTGCGGAAGAACTGCTCCCTGAAATTCATAAAGCTGTGGAGATCGCCATGACCGGAGTCCCCGGGCCAGTCCACATCGCCATGCCTATCGATGTGCAGTTGGAAAGTATTGCTCCACCTTCCATCCCTTCGTTCCCGCAGCGTACAAAACTTCTTCCCCGCGATGAGTTGATTGCTGAGGCTGCTGATAAACTCGCGGATACAAAGAAAGGAATGATTTTGCTCGGGCAGGGGATAAGAGGCGCGGTTAAAGATGCTCTAGAATTAGCCGAACTTCTCCATTGGCCGTTCATCACAACGCCTCAGGCAAAAGGGTATATTCCTGACGACCATCCGCTCCATCAGGGTGTCTTCGGATTCGCCGGTCATGAGCAGGCAAGCACACTCGTCCACGATTCTGAAGTAGAAACGATTCTTATATTAGGCAGCAGTTTGGGAGAAACCGCTACAAACAATTGGAACCCACATTTGACGAGAAGCAAGTACACGATTCAGGTCGATTACGATGCGACGGTCTTTAACCGCAGATACAATGTGGACCTTCCTTTACACGGAGACCTGGATGTAACGATTTCTTCCCTGACGACCGCTTTGAAATCAGGAGATTATAATCCTGCAGAGGTTGCTGTTCCTGTTCGGGAGAAACATAGGAACGACAGAGATGAGTACAATACTCAGAATGTATTACACGCCCTCCAGGAACTACTACCCGCCTCTACAAGATTCACGATCGACATTGGCGAATTTATGTCCTATGTTATTCACCATATGCCGGTTCGGTCTGCCGACTCTTTCGATATCAACGTCCACTTCGGTGCTATGGGAAGCGGAATAGGCAGTGCCATAGGCGCCAAGCTTGCCGATCCAGACAGGCCTACGGTGAGCATTACGGGGGATGGCTGCTTCTTCATGCACGGAATGGAAATTTTGACGGCTAAGGAATACGACATTCCCGTATTATTCATCGTCATGAATAACGCCCGGCTGGGGATGGTCCACCACGGCCACGCTCTTCAGTATAAGCGGGCGCACGAACGCTTCGGCCAAAAGCCTGTCGCTATCGCGGAGATGGCTGCCTCTATGGGTATTCCAAGTGTTCGAATAGAGACGTTGGAAGATATAGATACAGAAACCATAGCGAAAATTCTCCCTGCAGACGGTCCCTCTCTTCTTGAGATTTCCTTAGTGGATGACAACATTCCGCCAATGGGTGACAGGGTGAAATTTTTGTCTTCTTTCGGGAAATAA
- a CDS encoding sensor domain-containing phosphodiesterase produces the protein MAEEQTRYSRLAQITKLINTKLDLREVLEHVVTAISEEIMRCDSVGIYLPREDGTYQGYVGKPALINGMTLDMHIVDPEQDNLAKEVIETGRAIYIPDTSKDERPDQRAVKAFKINSLLVAPISYAEELYGLVFLFDYGTPMNLTESEIETVQAYINMAAVAIRNANSLSRKERLIADKQMLLNVTRELSHCSSLQEALDKCFHYLGGILNNPNIGAHFIDPAAEHNLQPASLSKDSEWTEEDWKNTHTRVAFNHREDAVFQEVIQTKKSIFIPDVDKDERVHHEICRQFGIRGLYMIPLVSLGEVLGAIAVVDLTEERGVYSASVRQLAESIVDATAPVLFNLIYIEKQEMIIHERTSELSSKNAELEEAITELRQLSREKDLILNSAGEGIFGLNLDGRITFANPSATSLLGYKGEKEMIDLPYSHIFAWEASGMEPPAEFIEMYEEKRDQLTQDHFFFTVNGTIFPVEYVINPQKEGQKTVGYVVTFKDVTSRKQMEEKIKYHAYYDSVTNVPNRVLFQDRLYQALSYAQSNSRPMAILFLDLDRFKKINDTFGHSFGDSVLKEVAKRLQRAIPKEATVSRQGGDEFTILLPVIEGTEDAVICAQKILRSFDEPFLIQEQEVAMKTSIGISIYPDNGENAETLIKHADAAMYKAKGLSGNQFQLFSAGSDTKAIEQIQLENDLFKALQRGDEFELHYQPKFDLRTDQLIGAEALIRWDHPKLGLLSPSQFIPLAEETGLVTILGEWVIEQTCKQMKNWYDSGQQSLVISANLSPQQINQKALVPFVEMVLKDTGLPPHNLELELTENLIIHNTEQTLKTIAELKNLGVQISIDDFGTGYSSLGYLKDFPVHTLKIDKSFIDDVTTNPNNAAITKTIITLANSLHLNAIAEGVENEAQARFLREHGCNWVQGYYYSRPLPADRFEENFLQLLRNEVD, from the coding sequence ATGGCTGAAGAACAAACTAGATATTCCCGCCTGGCACAAATTACGAAGTTGATCAACACGAAGCTGGATCTGCGCGAAGTATTAGAACATGTCGTCACAGCCATCTCAGAAGAAATCATGCGATGTGACTCCGTCGGCATTTATTTACCAAGAGAAGACGGTACGTATCAAGGGTATGTCGGAAAACCGGCGCTGATCAACGGTATGACTCTCGACATGCATATCGTCGATCCGGAGCAGGATAACCTTGCTAAAGAAGTTATTGAAACTGGAAGAGCGATCTATATACCTGATACATCTAAAGATGAACGTCCAGATCAACGTGCAGTGAAAGCTTTTAAGATCAACTCCCTCCTCGTAGCACCGATCTCCTACGCAGAAGAACTCTACGGTCTTGTCTTTCTTTTCGATTATGGGACACCAATGAATTTGACAGAATCGGAGATCGAAACAGTTCAAGCCTACATTAATATGGCTGCTGTAGCCATTCGTAATGCGAACAGCCTCTCCAGGAAGGAAAGGCTGATTGCTGATAAGCAAATGCTGTTGAACGTGACCAGAGAATTATCCCACTGCTCCTCACTTCAAGAAGCACTGGATAAGTGTTTCCATTACTTGGGGGGGATTTTGAATAACCCGAATATCGGCGCCCATTTCATCGATCCGGCAGCGGAACACAACCTGCAGCCGGCAAGTCTGAGTAAAGACAGTGAGTGGACTGAGGAAGATTGGAAGAACACGCACACGAGGGTGGCGTTCAACCACAGGGAAGATGCCGTATTCCAGGAAGTTATTCAAACGAAGAAATCCATTTTCATTCCGGATGTGGACAAGGATGAACGTGTCCATCATGAGATTTGCAGGCAGTTCGGGATACGTGGTCTCTATATGATCCCACTTGTCTCTCTCGGAGAGGTGCTTGGAGCAATCGCTGTCGTCGACTTGACCGAAGAGCGTGGTGTTTATTCTGCTTCTGTACGCCAATTGGCCGAGTCCATTGTTGATGCTACAGCCCCCGTCCTTTTCAACTTGATTTATATAGAAAAGCAGGAAATGATCATCCATGAACGGACCTCGGAGCTTTCCAGCAAGAACGCAGAACTGGAAGAAGCAATCACGGAACTCAGACAGCTCAGCAGGGAGAAAGATTTAATCCTGAATTCTGCCGGAGAAGGAATATTCGGTTTGAACTTGGATGGGAGAATCACCTTTGCCAACCCTTCTGCGACAAGTCTCCTTGGGTATAAGGGGGAAAAAGAAATGATTGACCTCCCCTATTCTCACATATTTGCCTGGGAAGCTTCAGGAATGGAACCCCCGGCGGAGTTTATTGAAATGTATGAAGAGAAGCGGGACCAGCTTACACAGGATCACTTCTTCTTTACGGTAAACGGAACGATTTTTCCTGTTGAGTACGTTATTAATCCACAGAAAGAAGGTCAGAAAACGGTCGGATATGTCGTCACTTTTAAAGATGTCACGTCACGTAAGCAAATGGAAGAGAAAATTAAATACCACGCTTACTATGACAGCGTCACAAATGTTCCGAACCGCGTGCTTTTTCAAGACCGCCTCTATCAGGCATTGAGCTACGCACAATCCAACAGCCGCCCTATGGCTATTTTATTTCTCGATTTGGACCGTTTTAAGAAGATCAACGACACATTCGGACACAGCTTCGGAGATTCCGTGCTTAAAGAAGTAGCGAAACGTCTCCAGCGGGCCATCCCGAAAGAAGCCACCGTATCCAGGCAGGGCGGGGATGAATTCACCATCCTGCTTCCTGTCATTGAAGGAACGGAAGATGCAGTGATCTGTGCCCAGAAAATTCTCCGCTCTTTCGACGAACCCTTCCTTATACAAGAACAGGAAGTAGCTATGAAAACGAGCATTGGTATCAGTATTTACCCGGATAATGGGGAAAACGCGGAAACGCTGATCAAACATGCCGATGCCGCTATGTACAAAGCAAAAGGGCTGTCCGGAAATCAATTTCAGTTATTCAGCGCTGGCAGTGACACCAAAGCCATCGAGCAGATTCAACTAGAGAATGACCTCTTTAAAGCACTCCAACGAGGCGATGAATTCGAACTTCACTACCAGCCAAAATTCGATCTCCGCACAGACCAGTTGATTGGAGCTGAAGCGCTCATACGCTGGGATCATCCAAAGCTGGGACTACTGTCTCCCAGTCAGTTCATTCCGTTAGCAGAGGAAACAGGGCTCGTAACTATTCTGGGAGAATGGGTTATTGAGCAAACGTGTAAACAAATGAAGAACTGGTACGACTCCGGTCAACAGTCATTGGTCATCTCTGCCAACTTATCTCCACAGCAGATTAACCAAAAGGCCCTTGTCCCTTTTGTGGAGATGGTATTAAAAGATACCGGCCTTCCTCCTCATAACCTGGAGCTGGAGCTTACCGAAAACTTGATTATTCACAACACGGAACAAACGCTTAAAACCATAGCCGAATTGAAAAATCTCGGTGTGCAAATATCGATTGACGATTTCGGGACCGGATACTCTTCGCTCGGCTATTTAAAAGATTTCCCTGTCCACACTCTGAAAATTGATAAATCTTTCATCGATGACGTCACTACAAACCCGAACAATGCTGCTATTACTAAGACCATTATTACATTAGCAAACAGTCTTCATTTGAACGCAATTGCAGAGGGTGTGGAAAATGAAGCGCAGGCACGATTCCTGAGGGAACACGGTTGTAATTGGGTTCAGGGCTATTACTACAGCCGCCCCCTTCCGGCAGACAGATTTGAGGAAAATTTCCTTCAATTATTAAGAAATGAGGTGGATTGA
- a CDS encoding iron-hydroxamate ABC transporter substrate-binding protein yields the protein MNVRRNKWLVMISLLFVLIIVTACNSDTENAEKDSEQEAKERTMTHAMGETTIPENPERILAPYLEDSLVALGEQPVAQWSIGDSVLDYLQPELKDIPKIGWDLPIEQTIEQNPDLIIFSSPSALQNGSYDDYNNIAPTYVMEEETNADWRAQLTAIGEILDKKEEAEKVLNDFDQKVEDAKSSLKNSIGGESVAFVWTTGEQFYVFDNTRYAAEIMYEDMGITQPEFIKNLPEGEEQWNPISLEKLGQMDADHVFLIGAEGEPGLEILENSSVWQNTPAAKSAQVYLMNEPSHWTIDGVIAHEMTIDKVVNTLSK from the coding sequence ATGAACGTGAGACGAAATAAATGGCTTGTCATGATCAGTCTGTTATTTGTGCTGATTATTGTAACCGCTTGTAATAGTGACACAGAGAATGCAGAGAAGGATTCGGAACAGGAAGCAAAAGAACGTACCATGACTCATGCGATGGGGGAAACGACGATTCCTGAAAACCCGGAACGTATCCTGGCACCATATTTGGAAGATTCCTTAGTAGCTCTTGGTGAACAGCCTGTGGCTCAATGGTCTATTGGAGATTCCGTACTCGACTACTTACAGCCTGAATTAAAAGACATACCTAAAATCGGTTGGGATCTTCCGATTGAACAGACTATTGAGCAGAATCCGGACCTCATCATCTTCAGTTCCCCATCCGCACTCCAGAACGGGAGCTATGACGACTACAACAATATTGCTCCTACCTATGTGATGGAGGAAGAAACGAATGCGGACTGGCGTGCCCAGTTAACAGCAATCGGAGAAATTCTTGATAAGAAAGAGGAAGCGGAGAAGGTACTTAATGACTTCGATCAAAAAGTAGAAGATGCCAAATCTTCACTTAAAAACAGCATCGGCGGCGAATCCGTTGCTTTTGTTTGGACGACAGGTGAGCAATTCTATGTCTTCGATAATACCCGGTATGCGGCGGAAATTATGTACGAAGACATGGGTATCACTCAGCCTGAATTCATAAAGAATTTACCAGAAGGAGAAGAGCAATGGAATCCGATTTCCCTGGAGAAACTCGGACAAATGGACGCTGACCATGTTTTCTTGATCGGAGCAGAAGGAGAACCAGGGCTGGAAATCCTAGAGAACAGTTCCGTCTGGCAGAACACCCCTGCTGCAAAGAGCGCCCAAGTTTACCTTATGAATGAACCAAGTCATTGGACGATTGACGGTGTTATCGCTCACGAAATGACTATTGATAAAGTAGTGAATACACTAAGTAAATAA